In Rhodopirellula bahusiensis, a genomic segment contains:
- a CDS encoding SUMF1/EgtB/PvdO family nonheme iron enzyme — MSASSVWLELEQVEKRLCIVTAEQLGLGLDEVKPESRLIEDLNCDSLDLIELIMETEDEFGITIPDTPKTAVGKLIFTRQPFRIRDLAEFAFLNQGTGAPVRSGWRKMPVGLLPPPESGFTQLGGTINADELDQAALYEKLDAASELPMFRRKTDGMVCVQIPAASVLVGNDEADAHQDEGPRHSVTLSPFLIDIEPVSVTAFCRFLNSIDLQKHDIAMLITLSPDDDRQTDVQFEHGGRTWKPLPGTAMQPVVLVSWYAADAYSRWANGRDWAADDWERSYLPTEAQWEYAAAGAFDNIEHVYAGIHHRGKSYESDGLPIPLVQQEYGRSRFGLRHMSGTIWHWCRDWFTPDFYSSDAATQLDPVAKIETGTRSERGGSWVGPIELCRPGYRRGRNPDARGRCLGFRCIGEIPT, encoded by the coding sequence ATGAGTGCTTCCTCGGTTTGGCTGGAGTTAGAGCAAGTCGAAAAGCGACTCTGTATCGTGACTGCAGAGCAACTCGGGCTGGGCCTCGATGAAGTCAAGCCGGAAAGCCGCCTGATCGAGGATTTGAATTGTGACAGCCTTGATCTGATCGAGCTGATCATGGAGACCGAAGATGAATTCGGCATCACGATTCCCGACACACCGAAAACGGCTGTCGGAAAGTTGATCTTCACTCGCCAGCCATTCAGGATTCGTGACCTAGCTGAGTTTGCTTTTTTGAATCAGGGGACCGGAGCACCGGTTCGCAGTGGCTGGCGAAAGATGCCTGTCGGGCTTCTACCGCCGCCCGAGTCCGGCTTCACGCAGCTTGGTGGAACAATCAACGCCGACGAGTTGGATCAAGCCGCCCTGTACGAAAAACTTGACGCTGCCAGCGAGCTGCCGATGTTCCGCCGGAAGACGGATGGAATGGTTTGTGTCCAAATCCCTGCTGCTTCTGTCCTCGTTGGCAACGACGAAGCAGACGCTCATCAAGATGAGGGCCCCCGTCATTCAGTCACGTTGTCGCCATTTCTGATCGACATCGAACCTGTCTCGGTGACTGCCTTTTGCCGGTTCCTCAATTCGATCGATCTGCAGAAACACGACATTGCAATGTTGATCACTCTTTCGCCAGATGACGATCGCCAAACTGACGTGCAGTTTGAACACGGTGGACGGACTTGGAAGCCACTTCCTGGCACAGCGATGCAGCCAGTCGTGTTGGTTTCATGGTACGCCGCGGACGCCTATTCGCGTTGGGCAAACGGCCGCGACTGGGCGGCCGACGATTGGGAACGCAGCTATTTGCCAACAGAGGCACAATGGGAATACGCCGCCGCAGGGGCGTTCGACAACATAGAACACGTCTATGCCGGAATTCATCATCGCGGCAAGTCGTACGAATCCGACGGCTTACCAATTCCATTGGTGCAGCAGGAGTATGGACGATCGCGATTTGGTCTCAGGCACATGAGCGGAACGATCTGGCATTGGTGCCGAGATTGGTTCACGCCTGATTTTTATTCGAGTGACGCAGCAACCCAGCTCGATCCGGTGGCAAAAATTGAAACCGGTACGCGAAGTGAACGCGGTGGCAGCTGGGTAGGACCGATTGAATTGTGCCGTCCCGGTTACCGCCGCGGGCGAAACCCTGACGCTCGCGGTCGGTGCCTCGGGTTTCGGTGCATCGGCGAAATCCCAACTTAA
- a CDS encoding Gfo/Idh/MocA family protein, translating into MTKSNAVNRRQFAQLGTASLAVAAGTNGANAAQNTNGFPDTQQIQPVGGSSLNKSSDQVPLAPPNDQPPNLKLPEVPKKKIGWAVVGLGQLALGQIMPAFGLCDLSEPTALVSGHPDKAKTVAEAYGIEKNAIYNYENFDTILEDDRIDVVYIVLPNSMHAEFTVRALRAGKHVLCEKPMAVSIEECQRMISAAEEAKRKLMIAYRLHYEPLNRKVMQMCDEKRFGQIKTFDGSFSINVEAPNIRLAAELGGGPVGDVGVYPINAARYVTGEEPVEAFAQAHQPTDDPRFREVPESVSCVLRFPSGVLANISCGFGTHRNDFYRVACADGLIELTPAFSYNGQRLMTHQKSNADSHSVVTHHEIAEVNHFASEMDHFSRDILEDRKPRTPGEEGLADMRVLAAMAQSIRDGRAVRLNE; encoded by the coding sequence ATGACAAAATCCAACGCAGTCAATCGTCGTCAATTCGCGCAACTGGGAACAGCTTCCTTGGCGGTCGCTGCTGGCACCAATGGTGCGAACGCCGCTCAGAACACGAACGGCTTTCCTGACACCCAACAAATCCAGCCAGTTGGCGGCAGCTCATTGAACAAGTCGAGCGACCAAGTGCCACTCGCTCCGCCAAACGACCAGCCGCCGAATTTGAAATTGCCAGAGGTGCCAAAGAAGAAAATTGGCTGGGCCGTCGTTGGTCTCGGCCAGCTCGCTCTGGGGCAGATCATGCCCGCTTTCGGGTTGTGCGATCTGTCGGAGCCAACCGCTCTGGTGAGCGGCCATCCCGACAAGGCGAAGACCGTTGCGGAAGCCTACGGAATCGAAAAGAACGCGATCTACAACTACGAGAATTTCGACACGATCTTAGAAGACGACCGCATTGATGTCGTCTACATCGTCTTGCCAAATTCAATGCACGCCGAGTTCACAGTCCGCGCGTTGCGGGCAGGGAAGCATGTGCTGTGCGAAAAGCCGATGGCGGTGTCCATCGAAGAGTGTCAGCGAATGATTTCCGCGGCCGAGGAGGCAAAACGCAAGTTGATGATCGCCTACCGGCTGCACTACGAACCACTGAATCGCAAAGTCATGCAGATGTGCGATGAAAAACGGTTTGGTCAGATCAAGACATTTGACGGTAGTTTCAGTATCAACGTCGAAGCCCCCAACATTCGATTGGCCGCGGAACTAGGTGGCGGGCCGGTCGGCGATGTGGGCGTCTATCCGATCAACGCGGCTCGCTATGTCACCGGTGAAGAACCTGTTGAGGCGTTTGCTCAAGCACACCAGCCCACCGACGATCCACGGTTTCGCGAAGTGCCCGAAAGCGTTTCTTGCGTGCTGCGGTTTCCCTCCGGCGTTCTGGCCAACATCAGTTGCGGATTCGGCACTCATCGCAATGACTTCTACCGCGTCGCATGTGCCGATGGTTTGATCGAGCTGACGCCAGCATTCAGTTACAACGGCCAGCGATTGATGACACATCAAAAGAGCAATGCGGATTCGCATTCTGTGGTGACCCATCATGAGATCGCCGAGGTCAATCATTTCGCGTCGGAGATGGATCATTTCTCACGAGATATTTTGGAGGATCGAAAGCCGCGAACGCCGGGGGAAGAAGGTCTAGCCGACATGCGAGTGTTGGCCGCAATGGCCCAATCCATCCGCGACGGCCGAGCGGTTCGATTGAACGAGTAG
- a CDS encoding alpha/beta fold hydrolase, with protein MAKFTMPVETKTPLVLLSGLAADARIFTPQKVAFPQLRCPVWSPPHRQESIDEYAQRLAETLDPGPCVIGAASFGGIVALHLAEHVDAQAVILIGSIKSPSQLPVYARCARPFRFLIPFLPIRFLQLLSRPMTARRLKRFTPFAHGLACQFRDSDPRVFKWSLSRILDWSLAPVPSCPVYHLHGDRDWTLPVKYTDPDKVVAGAGHVLSLTHPDEVNSYLKDVLSQKSLE; from the coding sequence ATGGCAAAGTTCACGATGCCAGTTGAGACAAAGACGCCACTCGTTCTGCTCTCCGGACTTGCCGCAGACGCTCGCATCTTCACGCCGCAGAAGGTCGCGTTCCCGCAACTACGGTGTCCCGTTTGGTCGCCCCCACACCGGCAAGAGTCAATCGACGAGTACGCTCAACGGCTTGCGGAAACACTTGATCCCGGACCTTGCGTCATCGGTGCTGCTTCGTTTGGCGGCATCGTCGCTCTTCATCTGGCAGAACACGTCGACGCCCAGGCAGTGATTCTGATTGGAAGTATCAAGTCGCCATCTCAGCTGCCTGTGTACGCCCGCTGTGCTCGCCCATTTCGTTTCTTGATTCCCTTCCTTCCAATTCGGTTCCTTCAATTGCTATCGCGGCCCATGACCGCTAGGAGATTGAAACGATTCACGCCGTTTGCCCACGGTCTTGCTTGTCAGTTTCGCGACTCAGATCCGCGAGTCTTCAAATGGTCTCTGTCGAGAATACTGGACTGGTCGTTGGCTCCCGTTCCTTCGTGTCCGGTCTACCACTTGCATGGTGATCGCGACTGGACACTACCGGTGAAATACACAGACCCAGACAAGGTCGTCGCCGGCGCCGGGCACGTCCTTTCGCTCACTCACCCCGACGAAGTGAATTCCTATCTCAAAGATGTCCTCAGCCAAAAGTCGCTCGAGTGA